A region from the Triticum urartu cultivar G1812 chromosome 1, Tu2.1, whole genome shotgun sequence genome encodes:
- the LOC125517163 gene encoding ARM REPEAT PROTEIN INTERACTING WITH ABF2 codes for MEAEQQKPQRPRRKAQKRRIDDEAAASAAAAAAAAAAAAVSSPLGSADADDDNEDDEGSVGPEICCRQSQVAVAREVRTQVDALHHCFSWRHADRATAKRATSVLAELAKNEEMVNVIVEGGAVPALVCHLKVPHMAAAVEEEQQPRPFEHEVEKGAAFALGLLAVKPEHQQLIVDAGALPLLVSLLRRHKNATNSRAVNSLIRRAADAITNLAHENSNIKTCIRIEGGIPPLVELLESQDIKVQRAAAGALRTLAFKNDENKTLIVDCNALPTLILMLRSEDAAIHYEAVGVIGNLVHSSPNIKKEVLNAGALQPVIGLLSSCCTESQREAALLLGQFASADSECKVHIVQRGAVRPLIDMLQSADFQLREMSAFALGRLAQDTHNQAGIAYNGGLLPLLKLLDSKNGSLQHNAAFALYGVADNEDYVSDFVKVGGVQKLQDGEFIVQATKDCVAKTLKRLEEKINGRVLKHLVYLMRVGEKSVQRRVALALAHLCAPEDQRTIFIDNNGLDLLLDLLVSGSSKHQQDGSVALYKLANKAAALSPMDAAPPSPTPQVYLGEQYVNSSTLSDVTFLVEGKRFYAHRIALLASSDAFRAMFDGGYREKDARDIEIPNIRWDVFELMMRFIYTGSVEVTNELAQDLLRAADQYLLEGLKRLCEYTIAQDVNLDNVSDMYDLSEAFHAMSLRHTCVLFILEQFDKICTRPGFSQLIQRVIPELRNFFAKALRPGHRSAQP; via the exons ATGGAGGCGGAGCAGCAGAAGCCGCAGCGCCCGCGGCGCAAGGCGCAGAAGCGCAGGATTGACGACGAGGCCGCCGcctcggccgccgccgccgccgccgccgcagcggCCGCCGCCGTCTCGTCGCCGCTCGGCAGCGCCGATGCCGACGACGACAACGAGGACGACGAGGGCTCCGTCGGCCCCGAGATCTGCTGCCGCCAGTCCCAGGTGGCGGTCGCCCGCGAGGTCCGCACGCAGGTCGACGCCCTCCACCACTGCTTCTCCTGGCGCCACGCCGACCGCGCCACCGCTAAGCGCGCCACCAGCGTCCTCGCGGAGCTCGCGAAAAACG AGGAGATGGTGAACGTAATCGTAGAGGGCGGCGCCGTGCCGGCGTTGGTGTGCCACCTGAAGGTGCCCCAtatggcggcggcggtggaggaggaGCAGCAGCCGCGGCCGTTCGAGCACGAGGTCGAGAAGGGGGCTGCCTTCGCTCTCGGGCTCCTAGCTGTAAAG CCTGAACATCAACAACTTATAGTTGATGCTGGTGCCCTACCCCTGCTGGTGAGTCTCCTAAGAAGGCATAAAAATGCTACAAATTCGAGGGCAGTTAACAGCCTTATCAGAAGAGCAGCTGATGCAATTACCAACCTTGCTCATGAGAATAGCAACATCAAAACTTGTATCAG AATTGAAGGCGGAATCCCACCTCTCGTTGAATTGCTAGAATCACAGGATATTAAGGTGCAGAGGGCAGCTGCAGGGGCCTTGAGGACTTTGGCGTTTAAAAATGATGAAAACAAAACCCTG ATCGTTGATTGCAATGCATTGCCAACATTAATCTTAATGCTGCGGTCAGAGGATGCTGCAATTCACTATGAAGCA GTTGGTGTCATTGGAAATTTGGTCCATTCATCCCCAAATATCAAGAAAGAGGTTCTTAATGCGGGGGCCTTGCAACCTGTAATTGGGCTATTAAG TTCCTGCTGTACGGAAAGCCAAAGAGAAGCTGCTTTGTTGCTAGGGCAGTTTGCTTCGGCCGACTCTGAGTGCAAG GTCCATATTGTGCAACGGGGGGCAGTCCGACCACTAATTGACATGCTACAGTCAGCTGATTTCCAACTCAGGGAGATGTCAGCCTTTGCCCTTGGGAGGCTTGCACAG GATACACATAACCAAGCAGGTATTGCATACAATGGTGGCTTGTTACCTTTACTAAAGCTTCTCGACTCAAAAAATGGTTCTCTGCAACATAATGCTGCGTTTGCTCTTTATGGAGTTGCCGACAATGAG GATTATGTCTCTGACTTCGTTAAAGTAGGAGGTGTCCAAAAGTTGCAGGATGGCGAATTTATTGTCCAG GCTACAAAGGACTGTGTAGCTAAGACATTGAAGAGGCTGGAGGAGAAGATAAATGGACGA GTATTAAAACACTTGGTTTATCTCATGAGAGTAGGAGAAAAGTCTGTGCAGAGGCGTGTTGCTCTGGCTCTTGCACACCTCTGTGCCCCTGAAGATCAGCGAACAATTTTTATTGATAATAATG GTCTCGACTTGCTTCTTGATCTTCTGGTTTCGGGCAGCTCGAAACATCAACAGGATGGTTCGGTAGCACTATACAAATTAGCCAACAAAGCTGCAGCACTCTCTCCGATGGATGCTGCACCTCCATCTCCAACGCCACAG GTTTATCTTGGGGAGCAATATGTGAACAGTTCGACACTTTCAGATGTCACCTTCTTGGTGGAAG GAAAACGCTTTTATGCACACAGAATTGCTCTGCTTGCTTCTTCAGATGCATTCCGTGCAATGTTTGATGGTGGATACAGG GAAAAGGATGCAAGAGACATAGAAATTCCAAATATCAGGTGGGATGTGTTTGAACTCATGATGAG ATTTATCTATACAGGGTCAGTCGAAGTAACCAACGAGCTTGCTCAAGATCTTCTTAGAGCTGCAGATCAGTATCTGTTAGAAGGCCTCAAACGCCTATGTGAATATACAATTGCGCAG GATGTTAATTTAGACAACGTCTCTGATATGTATGACTTATCCGAAGCCTTTCATGCCATGTCACTGAGACATACATGCGTCTTGTTTATTTTGGAGCAGTTTGATAAGATCTGCACCAGACCCGG TTTCTCTCAGCTAATCCAGCGCGTCATCCCTGAGCTCCGCAACTTCTTCGCTAAGGCACTAAGGCCAGGCCACCGGAGTGCGCAACCATGA